One window from the genome of Anabaena sphaerica FACHB-251 encodes:
- a CDS encoding response regulator transcription factor translates to MSTVLIVEDSIAQREMITDLLKASGLTVTHAGDGVEALEAIQSTPPDLVVLDIVMPRMNGYELCRRLKSDPKTQNVPVVMCSSKGEEFDRYWGMKQGADAYIAKPFQPTELVGTVKQLLRG, encoded by the coding sequence ATGAGTACAGTTCTGATTGTCGAAGACAGTATCGCCCAAAGGGAGATGATTACAGATCTCCTCAAAGCTAGTGGCTTAACTGTCACCCATGCTGGAGACGGAGTAGAAGCTTTGGAAGCTATTCAAAGCACACCTCCCGATTTGGTAGTTTTGGATATTGTCATGCCCCGGATGAACGGCTACGAACTTTGTCGGCGGTTAAAATCCGATCCCAAAACCCAAAATGTCCCCGTAGTCATGTGTTCTTCTAAAGGAGAAGAATTTGACCGCTACTGGGGGATGAAGCAAGGAGCCGACGCTTATATAGCCAAACCGTTTCAACCAACCGAGTTGGTGGGAACAGTCAAACAACTGCTGCGAGGATAA
- a CDS encoding methyl-accepting chemotaxis protein yields MVANIDDYNSKYQQALTAYTQGDYEVAATLIDQAVHTLPDEANSHLLRGHIYYVLQQFEIAKAEYEKVFHLTDDQEMLGSATNYLESIKQYFDAFGEDEFAVEPNQLINSVDLSNGLVTDEADLLDLGVSRDLDNTNFDLKSFSDYEPSKDDLEDISVSNPFESDFASFDSIEFDQLPDNSIVFGNDPFALEQPFSELESTNNYAEELEALELPLTLDQPFSELESTNNDAEELEALELPLTLDQPFSELESTNNDAEELEALELPSFWQEGISPENMGESEENSYFANLDVNSEQEPSAASAEQINSHLQEIHLSSDNNWQSAPELMMEQYSPDVEDMILENLGVSNNIQDDINLDIAEQEINHDFMGNDFRDSSANTSLSSPDNWIEPIPEELDLTDLDSSTQISSSLKNNFALDDHQVHLDTKYESNDFDDDSFDLEAFESAFGSESFTTDEDANPVVRGENSQNNIEFLGDFDEFDDLGSIPSFDLAGDSGYSSINVSSETREKRGTGNNSFSEDTSINNDDVDRDEELFTITGAQEAVPVFTQPEVSKLEPNVSVEQGLFAFFENASLEKKQWYIAGTVGLTSAVVAALISFGATSFSPASQRESVRNTGWAMALAAGLAGGMTAGFMGNLALKQIRRTTKDLQAQFDAVREGNLNVQATVYSEDELGYLSTSFNDMARVIFITTNEAQRKAVEQEEAKENLQRQVIRLLDDVEGAARGDLTVQAEVTADVLGAVADAFNLTIQNLRDIVQQVKVAAREVTKGSTNSETFARALSGDALRQAEELAVTLNSVQVMTESIQRVAVAAKEAESVARDASVIALKGGEAVENTVAGILEIRETVAETTRKVKRLAESSQEINSIVALVSQIASRTNLLALNASIEAARAGEAGRGFAIVADEVRQLADKSAKSLKEIEQIVMQIQSETSSVMTAMEEGTQQVIQGTKLAEEAKRSLENIIKVADHIDSLVRSITADTVEQTETSLAVAQVMQSVELTAQETSQEAQRVSGALQNLVGVSRDLIASVERFRVETIESR; encoded by the coding sequence ATGGTAGCAAATATAGATGATTACAATTCAAAATATCAGCAGGCATTAACAGCCTATACACAGGGAGATTATGAAGTTGCCGCTACTTTAATAGACCAAGCGGTGCATACTTTACCAGATGAAGCCAATTCTCATCTGTTGCGGGGTCATATCTACTATGTTTTGCAGCAGTTTGAGATCGCCAAAGCAGAATATGAAAAGGTGTTCCATTTGACAGATGATCAAGAAATGTTAGGTTCTGCTACCAACTACCTTGAAAGTATCAAACAATACTTTGATGCTTTTGGTGAAGATGAATTCGCAGTCGAGCCTAATCAACTGATAAATTCTGTAGATCTGTCTAATGGTCTGGTAACTGATGAAGCAGATTTACTAGATTTAGGAGTTAGTAGAGACTTGGATAACACCAACTTTGACCTGAAGTCTTTTAGTGACTATGAACCATCTAAAGATGATCTCGAAGATATATCTGTAAGTAATCCTTTTGAAAGTGATTTTGCTAGTTTCGATAGTATTGAATTTGACCAATTACCAGATAACTCAATAGTTTTTGGCAATGATCCTTTTGCGTTGGAACAACCATTTTCCGAGTTAGAATCAACTAACAATTATGCTGAAGAATTAGAAGCTTTAGAGTTGCCACTGACTTTAGATCAACCATTTTCCGAGTTAGAATCAACCAACAATGATGCTGAAGAATTAGAAGCTCTAGAGTTGCCACTGACTTTAGATCAACCATTTTCCGAGTTAGAATCAACCAACAATGATGCTGAAGAATTAGAAGCTCTAGAGTTGCCTTCTTTCTGGCAAGAAGGTATTTCACCAGAGAATATGGGCGAGTCAGAAGAAAATAGCTATTTTGCCAATCTGGATGTAAATTCCGAACAGGAACCTTCCGCAGCCAGTGCAGAGCAAATTAATTCACATTTGCAAGAAATACATCTATCATCTGACAATAACTGGCAAAGTGCGCCTGAATTAATGATGGAACAATATTCACCAGACGTTGAAGATATGATTCTGGAGAATTTGGGAGTTTCCAACAATATTCAGGACGATATTAATTTAGACATTGCTGAACAGGAAATCAATCATGATTTCATGGGCAATGATTTTAGAGACAGCAGTGCAAATACATCTTTGAGCAGCCCAGATAATTGGATAGAACCAATTCCAGAGGAATTAGATCTAACAGATCTCGACTCAAGTACCCAAATTTCATCATCTTTGAAAAATAATTTTGCTCTAGATGACCATCAGGTACATTTAGATACTAAATATGAGTCAAATGACTTTGATGATGATAGTTTCGATTTAGAGGCATTTGAGTCGGCCTTTGGTTCAGAAAGCTTTACCACTGATGAAGATGCCAATCCTGTAGTGCGGGGAGAAAATTCTCAAAACAATATAGAGTTTTTAGGCGATTTTGACGAATTCGATGATTTAGGTAGTATTCCCAGCTTTGACTTAGCAGGAGATTCTGGGTACAGTAGCATAAATGTATCATCTGAAACCAGGGAAAAGAGAGGAACTGGTAACAACAGCTTTAGCGAAGATACATCAATTAATAATGATGATGTTGACCGCGATGAGGAACTATTCACAATTACTGGCGCTCAAGAAGCAGTTCCTGTATTTACCCAACCAGAAGTTTCTAAACTAGAACCCAACGTCAGTGTTGAGCAGGGGCTATTTGCATTCTTTGAAAATGCCTCTCTAGAGAAAAAGCAATGGTATATCGCGGGTACAGTGGGCTTAACCTCAGCAGTGGTAGCCGCTTTAATCAGCTTTGGAGCCACCTCATTCTCTCCAGCTTCACAACGGGAGTCAGTGCGGAATACAGGTTGGGCAATGGCTTTAGCCGCAGGACTGGCAGGTGGGATGACCGCAGGCTTTATGGGTAATCTCGCACTCAAGCAAATTCGACGCACTACCAAAGATTTGCAAGCTCAGTTTGATGCTGTCCGAGAAGGGAATCTCAATGTCCAGGCTACAGTTTACTCGGAAGATGAATTAGGGTACTTATCCACCAGCTTTAACGATATGGCACGGGTAATTTTCATAACTACCAATGAAGCCCAACGGAAAGCGGTAGAACAAGAAGAAGCCAAAGAAAACCTGCAACGCCAAGTGATTCGCCTTTTAGACGATGTGGAAGGAGCCGCTAGAGGAGATTTAACAGTTCAAGCTGAGGTGACAGCCGATGTACTCGGAGCAGTAGCTGATGCCTTTAACCTGACAATTCAAAACCTGCGGGATATTGTGCAGCAGGTGAAAGTGGCAGCCAGGGAAGTGACCAAAGGCTCAACCAACTCAGAAACCTTCGCTAGAGCCTTATCAGGTGATGCTTTGCGTCAAGCAGAAGAGTTGGCTGTCACCCTCAATTCCGTACAGGTGATGACCGAATCGATCCAACGGGTAGCAGTGGCAGCGAAGGAAGCGGAAAGTGTAGCCCGTGATGCCAGTGTGATTGCTCTCAAAGGAGGTGAAGCAGTAGAAAATACCGTAGCAGGGATTTTAGAAATTCGGGAAACAGTGGCGGAAACGACCCGGAAAGTGAAGCGGTTAGCGGAATCTTCTCAAGAAATTAACTCTATCGTCGCCTTGGTTTCCCAGATCGCTTCTCGAACCAACCTATTGGCACTCAACGCCAGTATTGAGGCAGCAAGAGCCGGAGAAGCTGGAAGGGGGTTTGCGATTGTAGCCGATGAAGTGCGCCAGTTAGCAGACAAATCCGCCAAGTCCTTGAAAGAAATTGAACAAATCGTCATGCAAATCCAGAGCGAAACAAGCTCTGTGATGACCGCGATGGAAGAAGGCACACAACAGGTAATTCAAGGTACAAAACTAGCAGAAGAAGCCAAGCGATCTCTAGAAAACATCATCAAAGTAGCCGATCATATCGATAGTCTGGTGCGCTCAATTACCGCTGATACCGTAGAACAAACAGAAACTTCTCTCGCTGTAGCTCAGGTGATGCAATCAGTGGAACTCACAGCCCAAGAAACTTCCCAAGAAGCCCAGCGAGTTTCAGGAGCCTTACAAAACTTGGTAGGTGTATCCCGCGACTTGATCGCCTCTGTGGAACGCTTCCGAGTGGAAACTATTGAATCCAGGTAA
- a CDS encoding chemotaxis protein CheW — protein sequence MVSKPDFLSGSGQNQYRPELQLENPDSDSVAQAIDPKGELHLRFYIPSHQEFALPATGIREVIELSPDRITPIPNASPLLLGTLNLRGRLIWVADLGQFLGEATPLNTDKPEIPVIAIEDQDTIVGLGVEQICGMGWLDVQYLMPPNNVPDTMAPFLRGEWLDTEHNKYLRLIDQTAILRSARWAG from the coding sequence ATGGTCAGCAAACCAGACTTTTTAAGTGGTAGTGGTCAAAATCAATATCGCCCTGAATTACAACTAGAAAATCCTGATAGCGATAGCGTAGCGCAAGCCATAGACCCAAAAGGCGAGTTACATTTACGATTTTACATTCCTTCGCATCAGGAGTTTGCATTACCTGCAACTGGTATCCGGGAAGTCATTGAACTAAGCCCTGATCGTATCACTCCGATTCCTAATGCTTCTCCACTACTTTTGGGTACTCTAAATTTACGAGGTCGATTAATTTGGGTAGCAGATTTGGGTCAATTTCTGGGGGAGGCAACTCCGTTAAACACGGATAAGCCTGAGATACCAGTAATTGCTATTGAAGATCAAGACACAATAGTAGGCTTAGGAGTGGAGCAAATCTGTGGCATGGGTTGGCTTGATGTACAGTATCTAATGCCACCAAATAATGTGCCAGATACGATGGCTCCTTTTCTCCGGGGCGAATGGTTAGATACTGAACATAATAAGTATCTACGGCTGATTGATCAAACAGCAATTTTGCGGAGTGCTAGGTGGGCAGGATGA
- a CDS encoding response regulator, whose protein sequence is MQGNLNEIDICSILQLISLGQRTGQLWVEAHNTYQSYKLSSEDTAKHRFATESKPLSWFVFFLNGQIVYCQAGESSLSRINDYLRHYRVEQRLNKMQLATLESTNSPEYAYIWALLEQNIITPKVARNIIHGLVHETLFDLLSLHQGSFIFDLGAALVPQLTSLDITTLVTKITKQVQEWKQLYPHIQSPEQLPVLADIARLTDSLPVSIVNKLQHWADGKTSLRQLARYLNRDILTVAKAIYPYVQQGWLQLVYSATPSSSNQIPSWEFPDHNKGRIVCIEDAISICETVESILKPQGYEAISITKPLEALSLVFQLKPNLILCDIAMPELDGYEICAMLRHSTAFRLVPIIMLTGKEGFIDRVRARMVGATDYLTKPFTDTELLMLVEKYINLDSSVGI, encoded by the coding sequence ATGCAGGGAAATTTAAATGAGATTGATATTTGTAGTATCCTACAACTGATTTCTTTAGGCCAAAGAACCGGACAGTTGTGGGTGGAGGCGCACAACACTTACCAAAGTTACAAACTGAGTAGCGAAGACACAGCCAAGCATCGTTTTGCCACAGAGAGCAAACCACTGTCTTGGTTTGTATTTTTTCTAAACGGTCAAATAGTCTACTGTCAAGCTGGTGAAAGTAGTTTATCCCGGATTAATGATTACCTACGTCATTACCGAGTTGAGCAAAGGCTTAACAAAATGCAACTTGCTACCTTAGAATCAACAAATTCCCCGGAGTATGCCTACATTTGGGCGCTTTTAGAGCAGAATATTATTACCCCAAAAGTGGCTAGGAATATTATTCACGGCTTAGTACATGAGACATTGTTTGATCTATTGAGTTTACACCAAGGCAGTTTCATTTTCGATTTAGGTGCAGCACTGGTTCCCCAATTAACCAGCTTAGATATTACAACTCTAGTCACAAAAATTACCAAGCAGGTGCAAGAATGGAAGCAGCTATATCCACATATTCAATCACCGGAACAGTTGCCAGTGCTGGCTGACATCGCTAGATTGACTGACTCACTACCAGTATCTATAGTGAATAAGTTACAACATTGGGCAGATGGTAAAACATCTCTCCGCCAATTGGCTCGTTATCTTAATCGTGATATTTTAACTGTTGCCAAAGCAATATATCCTTACGTACAACAGGGATGGTTACAATTAGTATATTCAGCTACTCCTAGTTCTAGTAATCAAATACCAAGCTGGGAGTTTCCAGACCACAACAAGGGGCGGATAGTATGTATTGAAGATGCGATCTCCATCTGTGAAACCGTGGAGTCAATCCTGAAACCACAAGGGTATGAAGCGATTTCCATCACCAAACCCTTAGAAGCCCTCAGCCTCGTTTTTCAACTCAAGCCAAATTTAATTTTATGTGACATTGCTATGCCGGAATTGGATGGATACGAAATTTGCGCCATGCTGCGACATTCCACAGCATTTCGACTTGTACCAATTATCATGCTCACTGGCAAAGAAGGATTTATTGATCGCGTCAGAGCTAGGATGGTTGGAGCTACAGATTATTTGACAAAACCATTTACAGATACTGAATTACTTATGCTTGTAGAAAAATATATCAACCTAGATTCTAGTGTGGGAATATAA
- a CDS encoding response regulator, with protein MQPEQQQRILGYFIEEARDHLNTIEQGLLKLEDTLNDSEMINEVFRAAHSIKGGAAMLGLSSIQHTSHRLEDCFKVLREHPVQVDQKLESLFLGVSDTLKALLDHLSSPFGLSEETAKTLMSETEPIFAGLNQHLELLLQSAGGTMPMAASAQPELPKQDAVPQEQRQKPLVASQNTNWSEFQNQVLQSLREMLQLFKHSSTPSSRANLQECCQQLVKLGEKFNLPSWSKLCESATNAIANPDNSYLTLAKIIITEIKQGQEFVIQGREAEITVSQELEALELIPELEFPELQLDWGNDQPQTDTEVTATLEIHTDNSLLPDNSTLTFEPIEEFNLSTTSDHEFDSLPETSLTDIDATEVSINSLLTDQDELLNISSSFVDMNGLEIGIAELNTLEDLFGGETEELDKTWQQEEIIDTSSHQLGIRISNDPIEDMDHDLAELLSLDNDASNEELQTLDNNTTEDLTLLFGETFLESENSELQNQTTIPQTPETNDVSLANANLEFFLSDITEDLSVSSPDASQSSEETDQAVESLLEFSLKDNEILSFSQEEITQPQSTVVSNSIDDLLTNTNADFPEELTLGEPASELIQPQPESLSLDNLFSELEQDTTEATDDLEIGDLFALPLNTGAEVSAAEYDFNSFWDQIGAAPAEELAAELGQDVAKELEDSLFAASGEALADSQQSGSNLNFYLGDFDFTETQPEELGDPWLTQDSGDDLFADLANSQSTFQTVDHDELSLPEIQNFSQEPEALDLFANFDDHSNENTTVTESIDHDQETIEIAAEPAGILSFNDQTQPEVLNQDLSENLVEEIEQPLEADFLEFGLEAGEVTADVFDQLELTLAEANSQQPELETTTADTSANPASVSDEFAILDALLDAELETSNPVSIPEVDFAALEALLSTDNAEAAQMPKAPPQQSQPVVAKAQNAAGSSEIPDEFGDLEKLLAEADQTMNAPGRGIKSNTSKTPRPAIRRVKEESMKIPVKQLDEMSNLVGELVVNRNTLEQDQERLRQSLDNLLIQIQHLSDVGARMQELYERSLLEASLLSSRRSTREQGHSGNAHDRGFNELEMDQFTLFHTLSQETIEYIVRVRESASDIDFVTEETERVARQFRQVTTQLQEGLTRTRMVSFAQAIDRLRRGVRDNGIKYGKQVELVAEGADTLVDKMILDHLTDPLTYMLNNAIAHGIETPEVRTAAGKSPVGTISIRAFHQGNQTVIAVTDDGAGIDHEKVKRKAIQKGIITAEDAKNMSRQDAYELLFLPSFSTADEIDDIKGRGVGMNVVQNDINEIRGTVSTDSVLGKGTTFTIRLPLTLSICKALCCISNKSRIAFPMDGVEDTLDISVTDIQKDADGQSFIWWRDTVLQFRPLQEILAFNRQISRGNIYSSTRDDDMISVVVVRSGNTMVALQIDQVLSEQEIVIKQFEGPAPKPSGVAGATVLGDGRIMPIADVLEIIDIFQGKMSKQIGGSSWQRRTVPPIHEIPEAKIEPTVLIVDDSITVRELLSLTFTKAGYRVEQARDGQEAWDKLRSGLPCDIVFCDIEMPRCDGLELLSRIQKDSSLNHLPIAMLTSRGADKHRQMAVQLGASGYFTKPYLEEALLEAASRMLKGEKLVTA; from the coding sequence ATGCAGCCTGAACAACAACAACGGATTTTAGGTTACTTTATCGAAGAAGCCAGAGACCACCTGAACACTATCGAACAGGGGTTACTGAAGCTGGAAGATACTCTCAACGACTCAGAAATGATCAACGAAGTCTTCCGGGCTGCTCACTCCATTAAAGGAGGGGCGGCTATGTTGGGACTCAGTAGTATCCAGCACACGTCTCACCGGCTGGAAGATTGTTTCAAAGTGCTGAGAGAGCATCCAGTTCAAGTAGATCAAAAATTAGAGTCTTTGTTTCTTGGTGTCTCTGATACTTTAAAAGCTTTGTTGGATCATTTGAGTAGTCCATTTGGACTGTCAGAGGAAACCGCAAAAACTTTGATGTCAGAAACAGAACCGATCTTCGCAGGACTGAATCAGCATCTAGAACTACTTTTACAATCGGCAGGTGGTACTATGCCTATGGCTGCATCTGCACAGCCAGAACTGCCAAAACAAGATGCTGTACCTCAAGAGCAGCGACAAAAACCACTAGTAGCCAGCCAAAACACTAATTGGTCAGAGTTTCAAAATCAAGTCCTACAATCCCTGCGGGAAATGCTGCAACTGTTTAAACACAGTAGCACACCTTCATCCAGGGCAAATTTACAGGAATGCTGTCAGCAATTGGTTAAACTTGGTGAGAAATTTAATTTGCCCAGTTGGAGTAAATTGTGTGAATCAGCAACCAATGCGATCGCCAATCCCGACAATAGTTATCTGACTTTAGCCAAAATTATTATTACCGAAATTAAACAAGGTCAAGAATTTGTTATTCAAGGTAGAGAAGCAGAAATAACTGTTAGTCAGGAACTAGAAGCACTTGAGTTAATTCCAGAACTTGAGTTCCCAGAACTACAATTGGATTGGGGTAATGACCAACCACAAACTGACACAGAAGTTACGGCTACACTAGAGATCCATACAGATAATTCGCTGTTACCAGACAACAGCACACTTACATTTGAACCAATAGAAGAATTTAATCTATCAACTACCAGCGATCACGAATTTGATAGTTTGCCAGAAACATCCCTAACCGACATAGATGCAACTGAAGTTAGTATCAATTCCTTATTGACTGATCAAGATGAACTACTCAACATCAGTAGTAGTTTTGTTGACATGAATGGTTTAGAGATAGGCATTGCTGAGTTAAATACTCTAGAGGATTTGTTTGGGGGAGAGACTGAGGAACTCGATAAAACCTGGCAACAAGAAGAAATAATAGACACTAGTAGCCATCAATTAGGAATTAGAATTAGTAATGATCCAATTGAGGATATGGATCACGATTTAGCGGAGTTACTCTCATTGGATAATGATGCCAGCAATGAGGAACTACAAACCCTTGACAATAATACAACCGAAGACCTCACTCTATTATTCGGCGAAACCTTTTTGGAATCAGAGAATTCAGAACTGCAAAATCAAACAACAATTCCTCAAACTCCAGAAACTAACGATGTTTCTCTTGCTAATGCCAATTTAGAATTCTTCCTATCTGATATTACCGAAGACTTGTCGGTAAGTTCTCCAGACGCATCCCAATCTTCTGAAGAAACTGATCAAGCAGTGGAGAGTCTTTTGGAATTTAGCCTAAAAGATAATGAGATATTATCATTCTCCCAAGAGGAAATAACTCAACCACAATCTACTGTCGTGTCAAACAGTATTGATGACTTATTAACGAATACAAATGCTGATTTTCCAGAGGAACTGACGTTGGGAGAACCTGCATCAGAACTGATCCAGCCCCAACCCGAAAGCTTGTCTTTAGATAATCTGTTTAGTGAACTTGAACAGGATACAACAGAAGCAACAGACGATTTAGAAATTGGTGATTTATTTGCTCTACCTCTAAACACAGGAGCAGAAGTTTCTGCCGCTGAATACGACTTCAATAGCTTCTGGGATCAGATAGGTGCAGCACCAGCCGAAGAACTCGCGGCTGAACTTGGACAAGATGTGGCCAAGGAATTAGAAGATAGTTTATTTGCAGCCTCTGGGGAAGCTTTAGCTGATAGTCAGCAGTCAGGTTCTAACCTCAACTTTTATTTGGGAGACTTTGATTTTACTGAAACTCAGCCAGAAGAGTTGGGAGATCCTTGGTTGACACAAGATAGTGGAGATGACTTATTTGCTGATTTAGCAAATTCTCAATCTACTTTCCAAACAGTAGATCATGATGAGTTGTCTTTACCGGAAATTCAAAACTTCTCCCAGGAACCAGAAGCACTGGATCTGTTTGCTAATTTTGATGACCACAGCAATGAGAATACAACAGTAACTGAGTCAATTGATCATGACCAGGAAACCATAGAGATTGCTGCCGAGCCGGCTGGAATTCTCAGTTTTAACGACCAAACACAGCCAGAGGTATTAAACCAGGATCTGAGCGAAAACTTGGTAGAAGAGATTGAACAGCCTTTAGAGGCTGATTTCCTAGAATTCGGTTTAGAAGCAGGGGAAGTCACAGCAGATGTATTTGATCAACTTGAACTTACGCTGGCCGAAGCAAATTCTCAGCAACCAGAATTAGAAACTACAACAGCAGATACCTCAGCAAATCCAGCCTCCGTCTCAGATGAATTTGCTATCTTAGACGCATTACTAGATGCAGAATTAGAAACCTCCAATCCAGTTTCCATACCAGAAGTTGATTTTGCCGCTTTAGAAGCATTACTGAGTACAGATAATGCTGAGGCAGCACAGATGCCGAAAGCGCCACCACAACAGAGCCAACCTGTAGTTGCAAAAGCTCAAAATGCTGCTGGGTCTTCAGAAATACCTGATGAATTTGGAGACTTGGAGAAGTTGCTGGCCGAAGCGGATCAAACAATGAACGCACCAGGAAGAGGAATAAAATCTAACACCAGCAAAACTCCACGTCCGGCTATTCGTCGTGTTAAAGAAGAAAGCATGAAGATTCCAGTTAAGCAACTGGATGAGATGAGCAACTTAGTTGGGGAATTGGTGGTCAATCGCAATACTTTAGAGCAGGATCAAGAGCGCCTGCGACAGTCATTAGATAACTTGCTGATTCAAATTCAACATCTTTCCGATGTTGGTGCAAGAATGCAGGAGTTATACGAGCGATCGCTCCTGGAAGCTTCTCTGTTGAGCAGCCGTAGATCCACCAGAGAACAAGGTCATTCTGGTAATGCCCATGACAGAGGTTTTAATGAACTGGAGATGGATCAGTTTACCCTCTTCCATACTCTCTCCCAGGAGACCATAGAATACATTGTCCGAGTTCGGGAGTCAGCGAGCGACATTGACTTTGTTACCGAAGAAACCGAGCGAGTAGCGCGGCAGTTCCGCCAAGTCACCACCCAGCTACAAGAGGGACTGACCAGAACGCGAATGGTATCTTTTGCCCAAGCTATTGACCGCTTGCGTCGAGGGGTGCGGGATAACGGCATCAAGTATGGAAAACAAGTAGAATTGGTGGCAGAAGGGGCAGATACATTAGTTGACAAGATGATTTTGGATCATCTCACTGACCCGCTCACCTATATGCTCAATAATGCGATCGCTCACGGTATTGAAACTCCAGAAGTCCGCACAGCTGCTGGTAAATCACCTGTGGGAACCATCTCTATCCGCGCTTTCCACCAAGGCAACCAAACCGTAATTGCCGTCACTGACGACGGTGCTGGTATTGATCACGAAAAGGTTAAGCGCAAGGCGATTCAAAAAGGTATCATTACAGCAGAAGATGCCAAAAATATGTCTCGCCAAGATGCTTATGAACTTTTGTTCCTGCCCAGTTTCAGCACAGCCGATGAAATTGATGATATCAAAGGCCGGGGCGTGGGTATGAACGTAGTTCAAAACGATATTAACGAAATTCGTGGCACGGTTAGCACTGATTCGGTACTGGGCAAAGGAACTACCTTTACCATTCGCTTACCACTTACCTTGAGTATTTGTAAAGCTCTCTGCTGTATCTCCAATAAGTCGAGAATTGCTTTCCCCATGGACGGTGTGGAAGACACACTAGATATATCCGTCACAGATATTCAAAAAGATGCTGATGGACAATCTTTTATTTGGTGGCGGGATACAGTTCTACAATTCCGTCCTTTACAGGAAATTTTAGCCTTCAATCGCCAGATTAGTCGCGGTAACATCTATAGCAGTACGCGAGATGATGACATGATTTCTGTTGTCGTCGTGCGCTCAGGTAATACAATGGTTGCTCTCCAGATTGACCAAGTATTAAGCGAACAGGAAATAGTCATTAAGCAATTTGAAGGACCCGCACCCAAACCCAGTGGTGTTGCTGGTGCTACAGTTCTCGGTGATGGTCGCATTATGCCTATTGCCGACGTTTTAGAAATTATTGACATCTTCCAAGGTAAGATGTCTAAACAAATTGGTGGTAGTTCTTGGCAAAGAAGAACGGTTCCTCCTATACATGAAATTCCAGAGGCGAAAATTGAGCCGACAGTGCTAATTGTCGATGACTCAAT